In Streptomyces capitiformicae, one genomic interval encodes:
- a CDS encoding ABC transporter permease: MSAGSAVPTGPLPAAPVRRVPRLRLGGGWAGFAVRRAGGLLMSMLLLVLVTFLIVPLLPGDPARAIAGTNSSPATLAAIRERLGLDEPLATRFVHYLGDIASGRLGTSFRFDTPVADIVATRLPYTVQLVIPAVLLSLVIAVPLGMAVGVLTRDGRRRRLGVGFGTVAGLLASAPVYVVATLLIVLFSISLGLLPSGGATTPSALVLPIAALCIGPAFAIARVVRQETASVLAQDYMRTARGHRLGSVRLHLRHALPNLVTSVLTLSGLVLTSLLGGTIILENVFTYPGLGTEVVQAIIYKDYPVIQGIILVVGMLALLVNLLVDVVLGIVDPRTLEGGRRGH; the protein is encoded by the coding sequence GTGAGCGCCGGGTCCGCGGTCCCGACCGGGCCGCTGCCTGCCGCACCCGTCCGGCGCGTTCCCCGGCTGCGGCTGGGCGGTGGCTGGGCCGGGTTCGCCGTCCGCCGGGCGGGCGGGCTGCTGATGTCCATGCTGCTGCTCGTCCTCGTGACGTTCCTCATCGTGCCCCTGCTGCCCGGGGACCCGGCCCGCGCGATCGCCGGCACCAACTCGTCCCCGGCCACGCTCGCGGCGATACGCGAACGACTCGGCCTCGACGAGCCGCTGGCGACGCGGTTCGTCCACTACCTCGGCGACATCGCGTCCGGACGGCTCGGCACCTCGTTCCGGTTCGACACCCCGGTCGCGGACATCGTCGCGACCCGGTTGCCGTACACCGTCCAGCTCGTCATCCCGGCCGTCCTGCTCTCCCTGGTCATCGCCGTCCCGCTGGGCATGGCCGTCGGTGTCCTCACCCGTGACGGACGCCGCCGCCGGCTCGGCGTCGGCTTCGGTACGGTCGCAGGTCTCCTCGCGTCGGCGCCGGTCTACGTCGTCGCGACCCTCCTCATCGTCCTGTTCTCGATCAGCCTCGGGCTGCTGCCGTCCGGCGGCGCCACGACACCGAGCGCGCTCGTCCTGCCGATCGCCGCGCTCTGCATCGGCCCGGCCTTCGCCATCGCCCGGGTCGTCCGGCAGGAGACGGCCTCGGTGCTCGCCCAGGACTACATGAGGACCGCCCGCGGCCACCGCCTGGGGTCCGTGCGTCTCCACCTCCGCCACGCGCTGCCCAACCTCGTGACGAGTGTCCTCACCCTGAGCGGTCTCGTCCTCACGTCCCTGCTCGGCGGGACGATCATCCTGGAGAACGTCTTCACCTATCCCGGGCTCGGCACCGAGGTCGTCCAGGCGATCATCTACAAGGACTATCCGGTGATCCAGGGCATCATCCTCGTCGTCGGCATGCTCGCCCTGCTCGTCAACCTCCTCGTCGACGTCGTCCTCGGGATCGTCGACCCCCGCACTCTTGAGGGAGGTCGTCGTGGCCACTGA
- a CDS encoding amidase, whose product MIDPFSTAQQIADLVRTKEVSPVEVAETYLDRIERINPAVNAVVWLDADAVRAAAVRAEQAVLRGDPLGPLHGVPVPIKDLNSVAGQPNTMSSLAIRDTPQTVTDPDIQLLLDAGAIPLGRTNSPEFGALTVSENARHGKTRNPWNPAHTSGGSSGGASAAVAAGLAPVAHASDGGGSIRVPASVTGLVGLKPSRGRVPAFVRGWEHSTTEGAITRTVRDAALMLDVMGRADRLAWYSAPEPGRPYIEEVGADPGRLRIGLLLDAPTGLPVDEECRKAALTAAQALRDLGHDVVEARPKMFSYEAIMGFTWTIISASTYAIEVDDPDAVDPYIRRRRETALEATAGDYARTAARLQAESRDVVAQWGRDFDVLLTPTTAVVAPPVGPVYDEANSDPDGPRATETRMVSFTAFVNIAGLPAISLPVHTTADGLPVGAQLVGAPYDEATLLRLSAQLEPRFRWYERHPDDAALTGAAL is encoded by the coding sequence GTGATCGACCCATTCAGCACCGCCCAGCAGATCGCCGACCTCGTGCGCACGAAAGAGGTCAGCCCGGTGGAGGTGGCCGAGACCTACCTCGACCGCATCGAGCGGATCAATCCCGCCGTCAACGCCGTCGTCTGGCTCGACGCCGACGCCGTGCGCGCGGCGGCCGTCCGGGCCGAGCAGGCGGTGCTGCGTGGCGATCCGCTCGGCCCGCTGCACGGCGTCCCCGTCCCCATCAAGGACCTCAACTCCGTCGCGGGACAACCCAACACGATGTCCTCACTGGCGATCCGGGACACCCCGCAGACGGTCACGGACCCCGACATCCAGCTCCTCCTCGACGCCGGCGCGATCCCCCTCGGCCGGACGAACTCGCCGGAGTTCGGCGCTCTGACCGTCTCCGAGAACGCCCGGCACGGCAAGACGCGCAACCCGTGGAACCCGGCGCACACCTCCGGCGGGTCGAGCGGCGGCGCGTCGGCGGCCGTCGCGGCCGGGCTCGCCCCGGTGGCACACGCCTCCGACGGCGGCGGATCGATCCGGGTCCCCGCGTCCGTCACCGGCCTCGTGGGCCTCAAGCCGAGCCGGGGACGCGTGCCCGCGTTCGTCCGGGGCTGGGAACACTCGACGACCGAAGGCGCGATCACCCGCACCGTGCGCGACGCGGCCCTCATGCTCGACGTCATGGGCCGTGCCGACCGGCTCGCCTGGTACAGCGCCCCCGAACCGGGTCGCCCGTACATCGAGGAGGTCGGTGCCGATCCCGGGCGGCTGCGGATCGGCCTGCTCCTCGACGCGCCGACCGGGCTGCCGGTCGACGAGGAGTGCCGCAAGGCGGCGCTGACGGCCGCGCAGGCACTGCGCGACCTGGGGCACGACGTCGTCGAGGCCCGCCCCAAGATGTTCTCGTACGAGGCGATCATGGGCTTCACCTGGACGATCATCAGTGCCTCCACCTACGCCATCGAGGTCGACGACCCCGACGCGGTGGACCCCTACATCCGGCGCCGCCGGGAAACCGCCCTCGAGGCCACCGCGGGCGACTACGCCCGGACGGCGGCCCGCCTGCAGGCCGAGTCACGCGACGTGGTCGCCCAGTGGGGCCGGGACTTCGACGTCCTCCTCACCCCGACCACGGCGGTCGTGGCACCGCCGGTCGGCCCCGTGTACGACGAGGCGAACTCCGACCCGGACGGCCCGCGGGCCACCGAGACCCGGATGGTGTCGTTCACCGCGTTCGTCAACATCGCCGGGCTGCCCGCCATCTCGCTGCCCGTCCACACGACCGCGGACGGACTGCCGGTCGGCGCGCAACTCGTCGGCGCGCCCTACGACGAGGCGACGCTGCTGCGCCTGTCCGCCCAGCTCGAACCGCGGTTCCGCTGGTACGAGCGGCACCCGGACGACGCGGCACTCACGGGGGCGGCGCTGTGA
- a CDS encoding ABC transporter substrate-binding protein, protein MRQTRTRAVPVTAAVAMTAVLAGCTTTGSTSGNPSSGGAATATKIRTTIDVPAGFDPAKALSLPDYQLARNSYDTLVRKDDGGLVGGLATEWKNTPTSATFTLRADATCADGTPITPTVVKGSLERYIDPKTAAPDVPTVFGPGNTVKVTADDAARTVKITLARPWGDMVTGLSVASTGIVCPAGLKDLKALAAGKAKGSQSGPYLLEKSQSGVSYSYKLRPEYKAWPAWRTKIPGKVAATMEYLVSPDPTATGNLVTSGQLDIGKIDASGIPRFDGVGGHSVSISRFSDFYLLFNERPGTVFADVATRRAVAQAVDRAAFTKVVSKDTGEPSTLFVQKGIPCNDPGSSFLVPKDKAAAAAVLKGKKIRLVGPQVVGPAGAGNQYIQEALRAAGADVTLANVDVGAWVGTVFGKPDAWDLTVFADLNFLGSLANPLSHFVGPTVPDGGGNLGAVKNPELNKAFAQGAEATTEEARCAAYQKAAKALISQVDAVPLVNDPFIYALRKGFSAQMLGGSLDDPILRVTG, encoded by the coding sequence ATGCGCCAGACCCGTACCCGCGCGGTCCCTGTGACCGCAGCCGTGGCCATGACGGCCGTACTCGCCGGCTGCACCACCACGGGATCGACGTCCGGAAACCCGAGCAGCGGCGGTGCCGCAACCGCGACGAAGATCCGGACGACGATCGACGTGCCGGCCGGCTTCGACCCGGCCAAGGCGCTGTCCCTGCCGGACTACCAGCTCGCCCGGAACAGTTACGACACCCTCGTGCGCAAGGACGACGGCGGGCTCGTCGGCGGACTCGCCACCGAGTGGAAGAACACGCCGACCTCGGCCACGTTCACCCTGCGCGCCGACGCGACCTGCGCCGACGGGACGCCGATCACGCCGACGGTCGTCAAGGGCTCCCTCGAACGCTACATCGACCCGAAGACGGCGGCGCCCGATGTCCCCACGGTCTTCGGCCCCGGCAACACGGTGAAGGTGACCGCCGACGACGCGGCGCGGACGGTGAAGATCACGCTCGCCAGGCCGTGGGGCGACATGGTCACCGGCCTGTCGGTCGCGAGCACGGGCATCGTCTGCCCGGCGGGACTCAAGGACCTCAAGGCCCTTGCCGCAGGTAAGGCCAAGGGCTCCCAGTCCGGCCCGTACCTTCTTGAGAAGTCCCAGTCCGGCGTCTCGTACTCCTACAAGCTTCGCCCGGAGTACAAGGCATGGCCGGCCTGGCGTACGAAGATCCCCGGCAAGGTCGCCGCGACGATGGAGTACCTGGTCTCGCCCGACCCGACGGCGACCGGCAACCTCGTGACGAGCGGCCAGCTCGACATCGGCAAGATCGACGCCTCCGGCATCCCGCGCTTCGACGGCGTGGGCGGCCACAGCGTGAGCATCAGCCGGTTCTCCGACTTCTACCTGCTCTTCAACGAACGACCCGGCACGGTCTTCGCGGACGTCGCCACCCGCCGGGCCGTCGCCCAGGCCGTCGACCGCGCCGCCTTCACCAAGGTCGTCTCGAAGGACACGGGTGAGCCGTCGACGTTGTTCGTGCAGAAGGGCATCCCCTGCAACGACCCCGGCTCCTCCTTCCTCGTACCGAAGGACAAAGCCGCGGCGGCCGCCGTGCTCAAGGGCAAGAAGATCCGCCTCGTCGGCCCCCAGGTCGTCGGGCCCGCCGGCGCCGGAAACCAGTACATCCAGGAGGCGCTGCGGGCCGCGGGCGCGGACGTCACCCTCGCCAACGTCGACGTCGGGGCCTGGGTCGGGACCGTGTTCGGCAAGCCCGACGCCTGGGACCTCACGGTCTTCGCCGACCTCAACTTCCTCGGCAGCCTCGCCAACCCGCTCTCCCACTTCGTGGGCCCGACCGTCCCCGACGGCGGCGGCAACCTCGGCGCGGTGAAGAACCCCGAACTGAACAAGGCCTTCGCCCAGGGCGCCGAGGCGACGACCGAAGAGGCCCGCTGCGCCGCCTACCAGAAGGCCGCCAAGGCCCTGATCTCGCAGGTGGACGCGGTGCCGCTGGTCAATGACCCGTTCATCTACGCGCTGCGCAAGGGATTCAGCGCCCAGATGCTCGGTGGCTCGCTCGACGACCCCATCCTGCGCGTCACCGGCTGA
- a CDS encoding TetR/AcrR family transcriptional regulator, producing MAVAGGRSTKRLQRGTLSQGLIVETALRILDEDGPDALTFQRLGKELSSSATAVYRHFASRDHIMVAVAEELDRLSLEGYEPHESWTESLRDLAIRAWNTALDHPAAAALCMGRVTRGLHELRAVDAVLEAFHRGGWRGRAAVLHYQAFSNFILSMASNNAWRLVNQRFGAEVNWVQEYQPADPDAYPYAEAAKEHLRSVDMTEVFHRQMDILLAALLAEAASLPRD from the coding sequence GTGGCAGTTGCCGGAGGCCGGTCGACGAAGCGGCTCCAGCGGGGAACGCTTTCCCAGGGGCTCATCGTGGAGACCGCGCTGCGGATCCTCGACGAGGACGGGCCGGACGCGCTGACCTTCCAGCGCCTCGGCAAGGAACTGTCCTCTTCCGCAACCGCGGTCTACCGGCACTTCGCGAGTCGCGACCACATCATGGTCGCCGTCGCGGAGGAGCTCGACAGGCTCTCCCTGGAGGGGTACGAGCCGCACGAGTCGTGGACCGAGTCGCTGCGGGATCTGGCGATCCGTGCCTGGAACACCGCGCTGGACCACCCGGCGGCCGCCGCGCTCTGCATGGGGAGAGTCACCCGGGGTCTTCACGAGTTGCGCGCCGTCGACGCCGTCCTGGAAGCGTTCCACCGCGGCGGCTGGCGCGGCCGGGCGGCCGTCCTGCACTACCAGGCGTTCTCGAACTTCATCCTCTCCATGGCGAGCAACAACGCCTGGCGGCTCGTCAATCAGCGGTTCGGCGCCGAGGTGAACTGGGTGCAGGAATACCAGCCGGCGGATCCTGACGCGTACCCCTACGCCGAGGCGGCGAAGGAGCACCTGCGCAGCGTCGACATGACCGAAGTCTTCCACCGGCAGATGGACATCCTCCTCGCGGCCCTTTTGGCGGAGGCGGCGTCGCTCCCGCGCGACTGA
- a CDS encoding immune inhibitor A domain-containing protein, which produces MLPVDAHPQALKWPDGSLMANRVQTYDSPFSLSRANGITLHKDGFATRIACSTLSVQVGPAVK; this is translated from the coding sequence TTGCTTCCGGTCGACGCGCACCCGCAGGCGCTGAAGTGGCCGGACGGCTCGCTGATGGCCAACCGCGTCCAGACGTACGACTCGCCGTTCAGCCTCTCCCGCGCGAACGGCATCACCCTGCACAAGGACGGCTTCGCCACGCGGATTGCCTGCTCGACGCTCTCGGTCCAGGTGGGCCCCGCGGTGAAGTAA
- a CDS encoding sigma-70 family RNA polymerase sigma factor, translating into MRSQNRQERPDVAVVTAARAGDRQASEQLIQDCLPLVYNIVGRALDGHSDVDDVVQDTMVRVLDGLPELEQPDRFRSWLVAITVRQIRDRWRTGRTWLTAEPLEENAHETDPQADFSDLAILRLALSGQRREAVEATRWLGDEEREVLALWWMESAGELTRGELSAACGLTPQHAAVRIQRVKERLETARTVVRAVTASPRCPVLAVVLASWDGRPSALWRKRLARHVRDCPQCLLSSSDLIPAEGLLAGLALVPVPVGLAGLVLARALGAESAGATVGASASASAGSGTGSGARTAGGASRTARTIGRLAAKPAATAAAGAVTLAAAAAAWYTTTGSHETAPRPAVAAPLSPAASSVPPSPGASASPTPTPAPKSTPAPKSTPTPESTPTAAPATTAEARISGQHALRSVDNPGDYVSQSGRLGILAPVGATSSAATRQAAVFTFVPGLADPRCYSLRDATGRYLRHYAYRIRLDPDDRSAIFRKDATFCPRSGSTAGSISLEAYNYPGRYLRHRDNLQLWLDPSQNTASYRASRSFVVVAPWT; encoded by the coding sequence GTGCGCTCGCAGAACAGGCAGGAACGGCCGGACGTCGCCGTCGTCACGGCGGCGCGGGCCGGGGACCGGCAGGCCTCGGAACAGCTGATACAGGACTGTCTGCCGTTGGTCTACAACATCGTCGGGCGGGCGTTGGACGGGCACAGCGACGTCGACGACGTGGTCCAGGACACGATGGTGCGGGTCCTGGACGGGTTGCCCGAACTGGAGCAACCGGATCGGTTCCGGTCCTGGCTCGTCGCCATCACCGTGCGACAGATCCGTGACCGGTGGCGCACAGGGCGCACCTGGCTCACCGCGGAACCCCTGGAGGAGAACGCCCACGAAACCGACCCGCAGGCCGACTTCTCCGACCTGGCGATTCTTCGGCTCGCGCTGTCGGGCCAGCGGCGTGAAGCGGTGGAGGCGACCCGCTGGCTGGGGGACGAGGAACGCGAGGTACTCGCACTGTGGTGGATGGAGAGCGCCGGTGAGCTGACCCGTGGCGAGCTCTCGGCGGCCTGCGGCCTCACACCGCAGCACGCGGCGGTCCGAATCCAGCGGGTCAAGGAGCGGCTGGAGACGGCGCGCACCGTCGTACGAGCCGTGACGGCCTCGCCGCGCTGTCCGGTCCTGGCCGTCGTGCTCGCCTCGTGGGACGGGCGGCCGTCCGCGCTGTGGCGCAAGCGGCTGGCACGCCATGTCCGCGACTGTCCGCAGTGCCTGCTGAGCTCGTCCGACCTGATACCGGCGGAGGGGCTGCTGGCCGGCCTCGCGCTCGTGCCGGTGCCGGTCGGCCTGGCCGGCCTGGTACTGGCCAGGGCGCTGGGGGCGGAATCGGCCGGGGCGACCGTCGGCGCAAGCGCAAGCGCAAGCGCGGGCTCGGGTACGGGCTCGGGCGCGCGTACGGCGGGCGGTGCGAGCCGTACGGCGCGGACGATCGGGAGGCTGGCCGCCAAGCCCGCGGCTACGGCAGCCGCAGGTGCCGTCACGCTCGCGGCTGCCGCAGCGGCCTGGTACACCACCACGGGATCACACGAGACGGCCCCGCGGCCCGCCGTCGCGGCCCCGCTGTCGCCCGCCGCCTCGTCCGTGCCGCCGTCCCCGGGAGCGTCCGCCTCACCCACACCGACACCGGCGCCGAAATCGACACCGGCGCCGAAATCGACACCGACGCCGGAATCGACGCCGACGGCAGCCCCGGCGACGACGGCTGAGGCACGGATTTCGGGGCAGCATGCCCTGCGGTCGGTCGACAACCCCGGCGACTACGTGAGTCAGTCCGGCCGACTCGGCATCCTGGCCCCGGTCGGCGCCACCAGCTCCGCGGCCACCCGGCAGGCCGCCGTCTTCACCTTCGTCCCCGGCCTGGCCGACCCCCGCTGCTACTCACTCAGAGACGCCACGGGCAGGTACCTGCGGCACTACGCCTACCGCATCCGACTGGACCCCGACGACCGATCCGCCATCTTCCGGAAGGACGCCACCTTCTGCCCCCGTTCCGGTTCCACGGCCGGTTCGATCTCCCTGGAGGCTTACAACTACCCCGGCCGCTACCTCCGCCACCGGGACAACCTCCAGCTGTGGCTCGACCCTTCGCAGAACACGGCCTCGTACCGGGCCAGCCGCTCCTTCGTCGTCGTGGCGCCCTGGACCTGA
- a CDS encoding glycoside hydrolase family 43 protein yields MSRLLTRLAAIFLAVGLFFTSQTLATPQRAAAADPGYLMLHFTGEGSTGQQMYLSHSTDGLHWNDLNDGASILRSTIGTKGVRDPALVRSPDGSKYWIIATDLCWGCGSTVDGSINNGSRSIVVWESTDLVNWSQPWLLNVAGAIPDGRNAWAPEAIWNPATNDYVLYWDTNVPLDGKTKHRIFYARTSDFRTITTPQIYIDRPGAQELIDTQIVEVPAGVGNFRYVRASGDGEITIEGSNSILGTWTNLGNLSGIGLTGATGTTGTAVEGPMWMKFRDRNEWALYLDQYAIRGGYMPVTTTNPSAPGTYQIPASGSYNMGVNKKRHGSILNLTAAEESRVLARWPSTPAKRLQSYNFQDRYVRHANYDVRIDQNVSTSPDSQFRIRPGLAGSGTVSFESVNFPGYFLRHANYDFQLVRNDGTAQFAADATFNQVAGLADSTWSSFQSYNHPDRYIRHYAYYLKLDPITTATARADATFRVTN; encoded by the coding sequence ATGTCAAGGCTGCTCACGCGGCTCGCGGCGATATTCCTTGCCGTCGGCCTCTTCTTCACCTCCCAAACCCTGGCCACACCTCAGCGGGCGGCCGCTGCCGACCCGGGCTATCTGATGCTGCACTTCACCGGGGAGGGGTCGACCGGTCAGCAGATGTACCTCTCGCACAGTACGGACGGCCTGCACTGGAACGACCTCAACGACGGCGCGTCGATCCTGCGCTCCACCATCGGCACGAAGGGCGTGCGTGACCCCGCACTGGTCCGCTCCCCCGACGGCAGCAAGTACTGGATCATCGCGACCGACCTGTGCTGGGGCTGCGGGTCGACCGTGGACGGCTCCATCAACAACGGCAGCCGCAGCATCGTGGTGTGGGAGTCGACGGACCTGGTCAACTGGTCGCAGCCGTGGCTGCTGAACGTCGCCGGCGCGATCCCCGACGGGCGCAACGCCTGGGCGCCGGAGGCGATCTGGAACCCCGCCACCAACGACTACGTCCTGTACTGGGACACGAACGTGCCCCTCGACGGCAAGACGAAGCACCGCATCTTCTACGCCCGCACCAGCGACTTCCGCACCATCACCACCCCGCAGATCTACATCGACCGCCCCGGCGCCCAGGAACTCATCGACACCCAGATCGTCGAGGTGCCGGCCGGCGTCGGCAACTTCCGCTATGTACGCGCCTCAGGTGACGGCGAGATCACCATCGAAGGCAGCAACTCGATCCTCGGGACGTGGACGAACCTCGGCAACCTCTCCGGAATCGGCCTGACCGGCGCGACGGGCACGACCGGCACGGCGGTCGAGGGTCCGATGTGGATGAAGTTCCGGGACCGCAACGAGTGGGCCCTGTACCTCGACCAGTACGCCATCCGCGGCGGGTACATGCCCGTCACGACGACCAACCCCTCCGCCCCCGGCACCTACCAGATCCCGGCATCGGGCAGCTACAACATGGGCGTCAACAAGAAGCGCCACGGCTCGATCCTGAACCTCACGGCCGCCGAGGAGAGCCGCGTGCTCGCCCGCTGGCCCAGCACCCCGGCCAAGCGGCTCCAGTCGTACAACTTCCAGGACCGGTACGTGCGCCACGCCAACTACGACGTCCGCATCGACCAGAACGTCAGCACCAGCCCGGACTCCCAGTTCCGGATCAGGCCCGGCCTGGCGGGCTCCGGCACCGTCTCCTTCGAGTCGGTGAACTTCCCCGGCTACTTCCTGCGGCACGCCAACTACGACTTCCAGCTGGTCCGCAACGACGGCACCGCCCAGTTCGCCGCCGACGCCACCTTCAACCAGGTCGCCGGCCTCGCCGACTCCACCTGGTCCTCCTTCCAGTCCTACAACCACCCCGACCGCTACATCCGCCACTACGCCTACTACCTGAAGCTCGACCCGATCACCACCGCGACAGCACGCGCCGACGCCACCTTCCGCGTGACGAACTGA
- a CDS encoding glycoside hydrolase family 43 protein, with product MRTLLPRLAAILIAACLLFTSQALAAPERAAAADPGYLMTHFIGEGSNGQQIYFSYSTDGLNWTELNGGGIALRSTVGTKGVRDPALVRSPNGDKYWIIATDLCISCGQNWEAAVYNGSRNLVVWESTDLINWSEPWLLNVAGAIPDGRNAWAPEAIWDPATNDYVLYWATNKPVNGVKKHRIYYAHTSDFRSITTPQIYIERPGTEEIIDSQIVEVPAGVGNYRYVRASRDSQITLEGSNSILGTWTPLGNLSGTGITGVEGPMWMKFRDRNEWALYLDQYASGRGYMPVTTTDPSASGTYRLPASGSYNMGVTKKRHGSILNLTAAEESRVLARWSDIPAKRLQSFNFQDRYVRHANFDVRIDQNITGPDAQFRLRPGLAGSGTVSFESVNYRGYFLRHANNDFQLVRNDGTAQFAADATFRQVAGLADSTWSSFQSYNHPDRYIRHYAYYLKLDPITTATGRSDATFRVTN from the coding sequence ATGCGCACGCTTCTCCCCCGGCTCGCGGCGATACTGATCGCCGCCTGCCTACTCTTCACCTCACAGGCGCTGGCCGCACCCGAGCGGGCGGCCGCCGCCGACCCCGGCTACCTGATGACGCACTTCATCGGGGAAGGCTCGAACGGCCAGCAGATCTACTTCTCCTACAGCACGGACGGTCTGAACTGGACCGAGCTCAACGGCGGCGGCATAGCCCTTCGCTCCACGGTCGGCACGAAGGGGGTGCGCGACCCCGCACTGGTGCGGTCCCCGAACGGTGACAAGTACTGGATCATCGCCACCGACCTGTGCATCAGCTGCGGGCAGAACTGGGAGGCCGCCGTGTACAACGGCAGCCGCAACCTCGTGGTGTGGGAGTCCACGGACCTGATCAACTGGTCGGAGCCGTGGCTGCTCAACGTCGCCGGCGCGATCCCCGACGGGCGCAACGCCTGGGCACCGGAAGCGATCTGGGATCCCGCCACCAACGACTACGTCCTGTACTGGGCGACGAACAAGCCCGTGAACGGCGTGAAGAAGCACCGCATCTACTACGCCCACACCAGCGACTTCCGCTCCATCACCACCCCGCAGATCTACATCGAGCGCCCCGGCACCGAGGAAATCATCGACAGCCAGATCGTCGAGGTGCCGGCCGGCGTCGGCAACTACCGCTACGTACGCGCCTCCCGCGACAGCCAGATCACCCTGGAAGGCAGCAACTCGATCCTCGGCACCTGGACCCCCCTCGGCAACCTCTCCGGCACCGGCATCACCGGTGTCGAGGGCCCGATGTGGATGAAGTTCCGCGACCGCAACGAGTGGGCGCTGTACCTCGACCAGTACGCCTCCGGACGCGGGTACATGCCGGTCACGACGACCGACCCCTCCGCCTCCGGCACCTACCGGCTCCCGGCGTCGGGCAGCTACAACATGGGCGTCACCAAGAAGCGCCACGGCTCGATCCTGAACCTCACGGCAGCGGAGGAATCCCGGGTGCTCGCCCGCTGGAGCGACATCCCGGCCAAGCGGCTCCAGTCGTTCAACTTCCAGGACCGGTACGTCCGGCACGCCAACTTCGACGTGCGCATCGACCAGAACATCACCGGCCCGGACGCCCAGTTCCGGCTGCGGCCCGGCCTGGCGGGTTCGGGAACCGTCTCCTTCGAGTCGGTGAACTACCGCGGCTACTTCCTGCGGCACGCCAACAACGACTTCCAGCTGGTCCGCAACGACGGCACCGCCCAGTTCGCCGCGGACGCCACCTTCCGCCAGGTCGCCGGCCTCGCCGACTCCACCTGGTCCTCCTTCCAGTCCTACAACCACCCCGACCGCTACATCCGCCACTACGCCTACTACCTGAAGCTCGACCCGATCACCACCGCGACAGGACGCAGCGACGCCACGTTCCGCGTGACGAACTGA